Proteins encoded by one window of Blautia faecicola:
- a CDS encoding ABC transporter ATP-binding protein, whose protein sequence is MGEYYFHLDQLTVGYNGKPLINQIQVGIHKGEIVTLIGPNGSGKSTILKSITRQLKILGGKVLYEENDLHKLSYKELSTRMAVVLTERMRPELMTCHDIVATGRYPYTGRLGILSREDENKVDEAMRIVHAEELGSRDFNAISDGQRQRVLLARAICQEPEIIVLDEPTSFLDIRHKLELLSILRSMAKEKGITVIMSLHEIDLAQKIADQILCVKGDHVCYYGTPEQIFEEQTIRELYGIENGFYDPRFGSIELPKVEGEPEVFVIAGCGRGIPIYRKLQKDNIPFATGILYTNDVDYQLARLLATEVITEEPFYRITREHLQKALQVMGKCKKVICADVPIGECNKGLEELIRAAKKKS, encoded by the coding sequence ATGGGAGAATATTATTTTCATCTGGATCAGCTGACGGTGGGATACAACGGAAAGCCTCTGATCAATCAGATTCAGGTAGGTATCCATAAAGGAGAGATTGTCACACTGATTGGACCGAACGGATCCGGAAAATCAACAATTTTAAAGAGTATCACCCGACAGCTGAAGATACTAGGCGGTAAGGTTTTGTATGAAGAAAATGATCTGCACAAGCTTTCTTACAAAGAACTTTCCACCAGGATGGCGGTAGTCCTGACAGAACGCATGCGGCCGGAGCTGATGACCTGTCATGATATTGTGGCAACCGGTCGCTATCCTTATACGGGTCGCCTGGGCATCTTAAGCCGGGAAGACGAGAATAAAGTGGATGAGGCCATGCGGATCGTCCATGCGGAAGAACTGGGAAGCCGGGATTTTAATGCCATCAGTGACGGGCAGCGCCAGAGAGTCCTTCTGGCAAGAGCTATCTGCCAGGAACCGGAGATCATCGTGCTGGATGAGCCTACCTCTTTTCTGGATATCCGTCATAAGCTGGAACTGTTATCCATTCTCCGCTCTATGGCAAAAGAAAAGGGCATAACCGTGATCATGTCTCTCCATGAGATCGATCTGGCCCAGAAGATTGCAGATCAGATCCTTTGCGTAAAAGGAGATCATGTCTGCTATTACGGAACTCCGGAACAGATCTTTGAAGAACAGACCATCCGGGAATTATACGGAATCGAAAACGGATTCTATGATCCAAGATTTGGCAGCATTGAGCTTCCAAAGGTTGAGGGGGAGCCGGAGGTCTTCGTGATCGCCGGATGCGGAAGGGGAATACCCATCTACAGAAAATTACAAAAGGATAATATCCCCTTTGCAACAGGCATCCTGTACACCAACGATGTGGATTATCAGTTAGCCCGCCTTCTGGCCACTGAGGTGATCACAGAGGAACCTTTTTACCGAATCACCCGGGAGCATCTGCAGAAAGCACTGCAGGTTATGGGAAAATGCAAAAAAGTGATCTGTGCCGATGTGCCTATCGGAGAATGCAACAAAGGACTGGAGGAACTGATCCGAGCCGCAAAAAAGAAATCGTAA
- a CDS encoding PIN domain-containing protein — translation MAYYLVDYENVKADGMYGVDQLGKKDCVCIFYSENASTLTFGLHEKLNQTKGKIVLQKVEVGVKNALDFQLSTYLGYLISENEGKNETYYIVSEDKGLAILTGYWAERGENVKTASDIAAAKEDLEEEKSSKTEKKEKKEKPEKMEKAEKESGEEREKPDQQKKFHGKKQQKKGNAHPGQTTRLQVHTRKQETKSQNPAQQKPDVENTEIPVAEKVLTEEKQEQQVKEVAVRQENNGAEIRKPEHRKYRKYRNYRKYPQKNRKTQESSKVIRPILSAGE, via the coding sequence ATGGCATATTATCTCGTAGATTATGAAAATGTAAAAGCTGACGGAATGTACGGGGTGGATCAGCTTGGTAAGAAGGATTGTGTTTGTATTTTCTACAGTGAGAACGCATCCACACTTACCTTCGGTCTTCACGAAAAACTGAATCAGACAAAAGGAAAAATCGTATTGCAAAAAGTTGAAGTCGGTGTGAAAAATGCACTGGATTTTCAATTGTCCACATATCTGGGATATCTGATCAGTGAAAATGAAGGTAAAAACGAGACATATTATATTGTGTCTGAGGATAAAGGGCTTGCGATCCTGACAGGTTACTGGGCAGAACGTGGAGAAAATGTGAAGACTGCGTCAGATATTGCAGCAGCAAAGGAAGATCTGGAAGAAGAAAAATCTTCAAAAACAGAAAAAAAAGAAAAGAAAGAAAAACCAGAAAAAATGGAAAAAGCGGAAAAGGAATCCGGTGAAGAGAGAGAAAAACCTGATCAGCAGAAGAAATTCCATGGAAAAAAACAGCAGAAGAAGGGAAATGCACATCCGGGGCAGACAACAAGACTGCAGGTACACACAAGAAAACAGGAAACAAAATCACAGAATCCGGCGCAGCAGAAACCGGATGTGGAAAACACAGAGATTCCGGTGGCAGAAAAGGTGCTGACAGAAGAAAAACAGGAACAGCAGGTAAAAGAAGTTGCAGTCCGTCAGGAGAATAACGGTGCAGAAATCAGAAAACCGGAACATCGCAAATACAGAAAATACCGCAATTACCGGAAGTATCCGCAGAAAAACAGAAAAACACAGGAATCTTCCAAGGTAATCCGTCCAATCCTCTCAGCAGGAGAATAA
- a CDS encoding glycoside hydrolase family 127 protein — translation MDKKMYSHPLSLRSMQINDSFWKREMELVRKEVIPYQWEALNDRVEGAAPSFAMRNFKVAAKKNQERRERGDAFKEPEYTFRGFETLPEDPEHLEDKFYGFVFQDSDFSKWIEAVGYSLTQHPDPELERIADGAIDIVCAAQQDDGYLDTYYIINGKNHIFTNLKDHHELYCMGHLIEGAVAYYEATGKDKLLKAAARFADYAAAHFGAEEGKCKGYPGHEIAEMALVRLYDVTGEARYLELSKFFIDERGKRPYYFDKEHPEEVKRGHEDDLRYAYNQAHMPVREQDEAVGHSVRAVYLYSGMADIARMTGDESLYAACEKLWDSITKEKMYITGGIGGTHIGEAFSFPYDLPNDTAYAETCASIGLVFFARRMLEICPDAKYADVMELALYNGILSGMALDGKSFFYVNPLEVLPEACHKDERKFHVKPVRQKWFGCACCPPNLARLISSIGAYAFTEKEDTLFVHLYMGSTLKKMVGEREVQVRVDSQMPWDGEVAVTVEAKGTEFVLAMRIPGWCEGAYTLEGAEQDEVSVKDGYLYVKKAWGESDTVKLHFAMPVRLVEADERVREDAGRVAVMRGPVVYCLEAVDNGENLHLLEVEPEAEARVSDGEICRNQVKVVLMEGYRVVDTAKKEGELYHVYKKKERKPVELRFVPYYTWANRGENEMEVWVRV, via the coding sequence ATGGATAAAAAAATGTATTCACATCCGCTGTCACTGCGCAGCATGCAGATCAATGACAGTTTCTGGAAGCGGGAGATGGAACTGGTAAGGAAAGAAGTGATTCCGTATCAGTGGGAAGCGTTGAACGATCGGGTCGAGGGGGCGGCTCCGAGTTTTGCCATGCGGAATTTTAAGGTGGCGGCAAAAAAGAATCAGGAGAGAAGAGAACGGGGAGATGCATTTAAGGAACCGGAATATACCTTCCGCGGTTTTGAGACACTGCCGGAAGATCCGGAGCATCTGGAAGATAAATTTTATGGATTTGTCTTTCAGGACAGTGATTTTTCCAAATGGATCGAGGCGGTGGGTTATTCTCTGACCCAGCATCCGGATCCGGAACTGGAAAGGATCGCAGACGGTGCGATCGATATCGTGTGTGCGGCACAGCAGGACGACGGATATCTGGATACTTACTATATTATTAATGGAAAGAATCATATTTTTACCAATCTGAAAGATCATCATGAACTGTACTGTATGGGACATCTGATCGAGGGTGCGGTGGCTTATTATGAGGCGACGGGAAAAGACAAGCTGTTGAAGGCAGCGGCGCGGTTTGCGGATTATGCGGCGGCGCATTTTGGCGCGGAGGAAGGAAAATGCAAGGGCTATCCGGGACATGAGATTGCGGAGATGGCGCTGGTTCGCCTGTATGATGTGACCGGAGAGGCGAGATATCTGGAACTGAGCAAATTCTTTATCGATGAGCGTGGAAAACGTCCGTATTATTTTGATAAAGAGCACCCGGAAGAGGTGAAACGTGGTCATGAGGATGATCTGAGATATGCATATAATCAGGCACATATGCCGGTGAGGGAACAGGACGAAGCGGTTGGTCATTCGGTGCGCGCGGTGTATCTGTATTCCGGTATGGCAGATATCGCAAGGATGACCGGGGACGAATCGTTGTATGCAGCGTGTGAGAAATTGTGGGACAGCATCACAAAAGAGAAAATGTATATCACCGGTGGAATCGGCGGTACACATATCGGCGAAGCATTTTCCTTTCCCTATGATCTGCCGAATGATACGGCGTATGCGGAGACCTGTGCTTCGATCGGTCTGGTATTTTTTGCAAGAAGGATGCTGGAGATCTGCCCGGATGCAAAATATGCGGATGTGATGGAACTGGCGCTGTATAATGGGATTTTAAGCGGCATGGCACTGGACGGAAAGAGTTTCTTCTATGTAAATCCGCTGGAGGTACTGCCGGAAGCGTGTCATAAGGATGAGAGAAAATTCCATGTCAAACCGGTACGGCAGAAATGGTTTGGCTGTGCATGCTGCCCGCCGAATCTGGCGAGACTGATCAGTTCGATCGGGGCGTATGCGTTTACGGAGAAAGAGGATACGCTGTTTGTACATCTGTATATGGGAAGTACATTGAAGAAAATGGTTGGCGAGCGCGAGGTACAGGTGCGTGTGGATTCGCAGATGCCGTGGGACGGGGAGGTTGCGGTCACGGTAGAGGCGAAGGGAACGGAGTTTGTACTTGCGATGCGGATTCCGGGATGGTGTGAAGGGGCATATACCCTGGAAGGCGCCGAGCAGGACGAGGTATCAGTGAAAGACGGGTATCTGTATGTGAAGAAGGCATGGGGAGAAAGTGATACGGTGAAGCTTCATTTTGCGATGCCGGTACGGCTGGTAGAGGCGGACGAAAGGGTTCGTGAGGATGCCGGCAGGGTGGCAGTGATGCGCGGACCGGTTGTGTATTGTCTGGAAGCGGTGGATAATGGGGAGAATCTGCATCTTCTGGAGGTGGAGCCGGAGGCTGAGGCACGGGTTTCGGATGGGGAGATCTGTAGAAATCAGGTGAAGGTTGTGCTGATGGAGGGATATAGAGTTGTGGATACGGCGAAGAAAGAGGGGGAATTGTATCATGTGTATAAGAAGAAGGAGAGAAAGCCTGTGGAGTTGAGGTTTGTGCCTTATTATACGTGGGCTAACAGGGGGGAGAATGAGATGGAGGTTTGGGTTAGAGTTTAG
- a CDS encoding ABC transporter substrate-binding protein, translated as MRKKIYTACSHMTAIFLAAALMLTGCGTGAGESSSADSKETQTTEAADTKTEEQQETDTTDAEEADTAEDTESTADSETSYLTDAPDAPEVSGLTCQGKLKLDYAECYDVYYYDDDYQLIDVHDSAQYLLVPEGAEAPEGLDESIIVLQKPLDRIYLAASSTMALFRALDAIDNIKMSGIDASGWYIEEAKQAMEDGKIQFAGKYSEPDYEMLIDQDCDIAIESTMILHTPKVQEMIEDLDIPVFIDRSSYETHPLGRTEWIKLYGAMMDKEEEAYSFFDEQAKVIEDLKDFENTEKTVAFFFVSTDGSIVVRRTKDYIPSMIEIAGGRYVFQDLTNEESNSASVSMSMEEFYATAADADYLVYNATIDSPIQSVDELIAKNDLFSDFKAVQDGNVWCVGKYMYQATDIVGQLITDFHLMLTGGDEKDMTFLTKVN; from the coding sequence ATGAGAAAAAAAATATACACAGCATGCAGCCATATGACAGCCATTTTCCTTGCGGCAGCCCTGATGCTGACAGGATGCGGAACAGGAGCCGGCGAGAGCAGTTCCGCAGATTCTAAGGAAACACAGACAACGGAAGCAGCAGATACCAAAACGGAAGAACAGCAGGAAACCGATACCACAGACGCAGAAGAAGCGGATACGGCGGAGGATACAGAGAGTACAGCCGACAGCGAAACGTCATATCTGACAGACGCACCGGATGCCCCGGAAGTTTCCGGTCTGACCTGCCAGGGAAAACTGAAATTGGACTATGCGGAGTGTTACGATGTCTACTATTACGATGACGACTATCAGCTGATCGATGTACACGACAGTGCACAGTATCTGCTGGTACCGGAAGGAGCCGAAGCACCGGAAGGTCTGGATGAGAGTATCATCGTACTGCAAAAACCTCTGGACAGAATCTATCTGGCAGCAAGTTCCACGATGGCACTGTTCCGTGCCCTGGACGCTATCGACAATATCAAGATGAGCGGAATCGATGCGTCCGGCTGGTACATTGAGGAAGCAAAACAGGCAATGGAAGACGGCAAGATCCAGTTTGCCGGAAAATACAGCGAACCGGATTATGAGATGCTGATCGACCAGGACTGTGATATCGCCATCGAGTCCACCATGATCCTGCATACACCGAAGGTTCAGGAAATGATCGAAGACCTGGACATCCCGGTATTTATCGACCGTTCCAGTTATGAGACACATCCGCTCGGAAGAACAGAATGGATCAAACTTTACGGTGCGATGATGGATAAAGAAGAGGAAGCCTACAGCTTCTTTGACGAGCAGGCAAAAGTTATCGAAGATCTGAAAGATTTTGAAAATACGGAAAAAACCGTAGCCTTCTTCTTTGTAAGTACCGATGGTTCCATCGTAGTCAGAAGAACGAAAGATTATATCCCGAGTATGATCGAGATCGCCGGCGGCCGGTATGTGTTCCAGGATCTGACAAATGAAGAGAGCAACAGTGCTTCGGTATCGATGAGCATGGAAGAATTCTATGCGACAGCAGCGGATGCCGATTATCTGGTATACAACGCCACCATCGACAGTCCGATCCAGTCCGTGGACGAACTGATCGCAAAGAACGACCTGTTTTCTGACTTTAAGGCAGTGCAGGACGGCAATGTATGGTGCGTTGGAAAATACATGTACCAGGCAACCGATATCGTCGGTCAGCTGATCACCGATTTCCATCTGATGCTGACAGGCGGGGATGAGAAGGATATGACCTTCCTCACAAAAGTAAATTAG
- a CDS encoding TrmH family RNA methyltransferase, translated as MKNHIEITNFNDPNLDLYARLSEVQLLRYAEPKPGIFVAESPKVIGRALQAGYEPISFLVAHQDMDREAVEILERWDEVPVYTAEDAVLRKLTGFAMTRGMLCAMRRRELPSVEEVCRGARRITILENVVNPTNVGAIFRSAAALHMDAVLLTGGCSDPLYRRAARVSMGTVFQIPWTYFDKKTVWPAQGIEQLREIGFKTVAMALRNDSVEIDDPGLKSQEKLAIILGTEGEGLLAETMEACDYTVKIPMSHGVDSLNVAAASAVAFWELGR; from the coding sequence ATGAAAAATCATATAGAAATCACAAATTTCAACGACCCGAACCTGGATCTGTATGCGCGATTATCGGAAGTGCAGCTGCTGCGGTATGCGGAGCCGAAGCCGGGGATTTTTGTTGCGGAGAGTCCGAAGGTGATCGGTCGGGCGCTGCAGGCGGGGTATGAGCCGATCTCTTTTCTGGTGGCGCATCAGGATATGGATCGGGAAGCGGTGGAGATTCTGGAGCGGTGGGACGAAGTCCCGGTCTATACGGCGGAGGATGCGGTGTTACGGAAACTTACCGGTTTTGCCATGACGAGAGGGATGCTTTGTGCAATGAGAAGGAGAGAGCTTCCTTCGGTGGAAGAGGTCTGCCGGGGAGCAAGGCGGATTACGATTCTGGAAAATGTTGTGAATCCGACGAATGTGGGAGCTATCTTTCGCTCGGCGGCGGCACTTCACATGGATGCCGTACTTCTGACCGGAGGGTGCAGCGATCCGCTCTATCGCCGGGCGGCGAGAGTCAGTATGGGAACGGTATTTCAGATTCCGTGGACGTATTTTGATAAAAAGACGGTGTGGCCGGCACAGGGGATAGAGCAGTTACGAGAAATCGGTTTTAAAACCGTGGCGATGGCACTTCGGAATGATTCCGTGGAGATCGATGATCCCGGATTGAAAAGCCAAGAAAAACTGGCGATCATTCTCGGAACGGAAGGAGAGGGACTTCTGGCAGAGACGATGGAAGCGTGTGATTATACTGTGAAGATCCCGATGAGCCACGGCGTGGATTCTCTGAATGTGGCAGCGGCGAGTGCGGTTGCGTTCTGGGAACTTGGAAGATAA
- a CDS encoding alanine/glycine:cation symporter family protein: MIAIIEKVYQFLWGDWIVLPLPGGSSFRLSLLVLILIPAGIWFTIRTRFLPIRLFPDMLHTLFEKKGKAEGESHNSTLSALQTLIVSTATRVGMGNLVGVVAAISAGGAGAVFWMWVTALIGSSTAFVEATLAQIYKEKDPVYGGYRGGPAYYMHRFIQERRGGKKKRYVGISVLFAISGLICWCGISQVISNSVTSAFHNAFHIPPIYTTVVLVALAAVIIFRKTATVKVLDVLVPVMAGCYFLITVILICMNFSALPGVFSRIFEEAFGIRQAVAGGLGTVVMNGVKRGLFSNEAGSGSAPCAAAAAESDQPVKLGLTQALGVFIDTIVICSCTAMIMLLTPESLTEGAVGMELLQAAMGYHLGQFGVIFIAATLWLFSFSTFLGILYYARSNISYLFGDGMLPQNLYKVLALVMMFIGGLAAYTVVWDLGDVGVGLMTVFNIIMLYPMSGIAMKALKSYETEKKNRKKG, encoded by the coding sequence ATGATAGCGATAATTGAAAAAGTATATCAGTTTTTATGGGGTGACTGGATCGTGCTTCCGCTTCCGGGAGGAAGTTCTTTTCGGCTTTCCCTGCTCGTACTGATACTGATTCCGGCAGGAATCTGGTTTACGATCCGGACGAGATTTCTTCCCATCCGTCTGTTTCCGGACATGCTGCATACATTGTTTGAAAAAAAGGGAAAGGCGGAAGGGGAGAGCCATAACAGTACATTGTCGGCATTACAGACACTGATCGTCTCTACCGCTACACGTGTCGGTATGGGAAACCTAGTCGGTGTGGTTGCGGCAATTTCCGCCGGAGGAGCGGGTGCGGTTTTCTGGATGTGGGTGACGGCACTCATCGGCTCGTCCACGGCCTTTGTGGAAGCAACTCTTGCACAGATCTATAAAGAAAAAGACCCGGTATATGGTGGCTACCGTGGTGGACCGGCCTATTATATGCACAGATTTATACAGGAAAGGCGGGGAGGAAAAAAGAAACGTTATGTGGGAATATCCGTTCTCTTTGCAATCTCAGGACTGATCTGTTGGTGTGGAATCAGTCAGGTTATCAGCAATTCCGTGACTTCTGCATTCCACAATGCCTTTCACATTCCGCCAATCTATACCACAGTGGTTCTGGTAGCACTTGCGGCAGTGATCATTTTTCGAAAAACTGCAACGGTAAAAGTGCTTGATGTGCTGGTACCGGTTATGGCAGGATGTTATTTTCTGATTACTGTGATTTTGATCTGTATGAATTTTTCTGCTCTTCCGGGAGTGTTTTCCAGAATCTTTGAGGAAGCGTTTGGTATTCGTCAGGCAGTGGCAGGAGGACTTGGTACGGTGGTGATGAATGGTGTGAAACGTGGTTTGTTTTCCAACGAAGCCGGTTCCGGCTCAGCTCCCTGTGCGGCAGCGGCAGCAGAAAGCGATCAACCGGTAAAACTTGGGCTGACCCAGGCACTGGGAGTTTTTATTGATACGATCGTGATCTGCAGCTGTACGGCGATGATCATGCTTCTGACGCCGGAAAGCCTGACCGAAGGGGCGGTAGGAATGGAACTTTTACAGGCAGCAATGGGCTACCATCTGGGACAGTTTGGTGTGATTTTCATTGCAGCGACACTCTGGCTGTTCAGTTTCTCCACTTTTCTCGGTATTTTATATTATGCAAGATCAAATATATCATATCTGTTTGGAGATGGAATGCTGCCGCAGAATCTCTATAAAGTACTTGCATTGGTGATGATGTTTATCGGCGGACTGGCAGCATACACAGTGGTGTGGGATCTTGGAGACGTCGGCGTGGGTCTGATGACCGTGTTTAATATTATTATGCTTTATCCGATGTCCGGAATCGCCATGAAGGCACTGAAATCTTATGAAACAGAGAAGAAAAACAGAAAAAAAGGATAA
- a CDS encoding HD domain-containing protein, whose translation MEKQELHIDFEAAKAAFETYLDEYDRTDDKIHLKIVHTYCVVECAEKIATRMHLGQEDVQLAKIIGLLHDIGRFEQIRRFHSFEPGTMDHAVYGAELLFGPEKMIRRFVKEDTFDKLIETAIAKHSDFRLEGISDAHTLLHARLIRDADKLDNCRVKLEETMETLLDMDEATVGASPISEKVWASCLAGESVLSANRVSGMDYWVSYLALYFDINFPETWQIIRENHYIDRIAARVPYSREDTKEKVAHLVAALHQRMKG comes from the coding sequence GTGGAGAAACAGGAATTGCATATTGATTTTGAAGCGGCAAAGGCGGCTTTTGAAACGTATCTGGATGAATATGACAGGACGGATGACAAGATTCATCTGAAAATCGTACATACCTACTGTGTGGTAGAATGTGCGGAAAAGATCGCAACCCGGATGCATCTGGGACAGGAAGATGTTCAGTTGGCGAAGATCATCGGGCTGCTGCACGATATCGGACGGTTTGAGCAGATCAGGCGATTCCACAGTTTTGAGCCGGGAACCATGGATCATGCGGTGTATGGCGCAGAGCTGCTTTTCGGACCGGAGAAAATGATACGACGGTTTGTAAAAGAAGATACGTTTGACAAACTGATCGAGACAGCAATCGCAAAACACAGCGATTTTCGTCTGGAAGGGATTAGCGATGCGCACACGCTGCTGCATGCACGGCTGATCCGGGATGCAGACAAGCTGGATAACTGCCGGGTAAAACTGGAAGAGACGATGGAGACGCTGCTGGATATGGATGAAGCGACCGTGGGAGCAAGTCCGATTTCTGAAAAAGTGTGGGCGTCCTGTCTGGCGGGAGAATCCGTGCTTTCTGCGAACCGCGTATCGGGGATGGATTACTGGGTGTCCTACTTGGCACTGTATTTTGATATCAATTTCCCGGAAACCTGGCAGATCATCCGGGAGAATCATTATATCGACCGGATTGCAGCCAGAGTACCGTACAGCCGGGAAGATACAAAAGAAAAGGTCGCTCATCTGGTGGCAGCTCTGCATCAGCGGATGAAAGGCTAG
- a CDS encoding FecCD family ABC transporter permease, with amino-acid sequence MGKRQEAPKGANDFHYENFLRRSRYTTVFLVLVAAFCVITVLNINTGNVDISISKILRIIFLREGEKMEYNIIWKIRLPRILMAAILGGALSLSGFLLQTFFENPIAGPFVLGISSGAKMVVALAMIYFLGKFQVVSSYTLIIAAFIGALIATGFILLVSRRIHHMATLLVAGIMIGYICSAVTDFVVTFAEDSDIVNLHGWSQGSFSGMNWSNVKVAVIVIGITILITFLMSKPIGAYQLGEAYAQSMGVNIKFFRIMLILTSSVLSACVTAFAGPISFVGIAVPYLVKRSLGTSRPLVVIPATFLGGGVFCMMCDLIARMAFAPLELNISTVTSIFGAPVVIFMMLHRKKGN; translated from the coding sequence ATGGGAAAAAGACAGGAAGCTCCGAAGGGAGCGAACGATTTTCATTATGAAAATTTTCTGCGCAGAAGCAGATACACCACCGTATTTCTGGTGCTGGTGGCTGCCTTCTGTGTGATTACAGTTCTGAATATTAATACGGGAAATGTAGATATTTCCATTTCAAAGATTCTGCGGATCATCTTCCTTCGGGAAGGAGAAAAGATGGAGTACAATATCATCTGGAAGATCCGTCTGCCGCGTATCCTGATGGCGGCGATTCTTGGAGGAGCCCTTTCTCTTTCCGGATTTTTATTACAGACGTTTTTTGAAAACCCGATTGCCGGTCCGTTCGTGCTGGGTATTTCTTCCGGCGCGAAGATGGTGGTTGCTCTTGCGATGATCTATTTCCTTGGAAAATTCCAGGTGGTATCTTCGTATACGCTGATCATCGCGGCATTTATTGGTGCCTTGATCGCGACCGGATTCATCCTTCTGGTATCGCGGAGAATCCACCATATGGCAACACTTCTGGTAGCGGGTATCATGATCGGATATATCTGTTCGGCAGTGACAGACTTTGTGGTAACCTTTGCGGAGGACTCGGACATCGTCAATCTGCATGGATGGAGTCAGGGAAGCTTTTCCGGCATGAACTGGAGCAATGTAAAAGTGGCTGTGATCGTCATCGGAATCACCATTCTGATCACGTTTCTGATGTCAAAGCCGATCGGTGCGTATCAGCTGGGAGAAGCGTATGCACAGAGTATGGGTGTGAACATCAAATTTTTCCGGATCATGCTGATTCTGACGTCGAGTGTGCTGTCCGCCTGTGTGACCGCATTCGCGGGACCGATCTCTTTCGTCGGAATCGCGGTACCGTATCTGGTAAAACGCAGTCTCGGAACTTCAAGACCACTGGTCGTGATACCTGCCACCTTCCTCGGCGGCGGTGTCTTCTGTATGATGTGTGATCTGATCGCGCGTATGGCATTTGCACCGCTGGAACTGAATATCAGTACCGTGACTTCTATATTTGGTGCGCCGGTGGTTATTTTCATGATGCTGCACCGGAAGAAAGGAAACTGA
- a CDS encoding helix-turn-helix transcriptional regulator, whose product MVLLEKMKLHTVASGNYVTSVHGMLHPDRILKEHDFLYILDGTWEIREDGVIYQLHSDDLLILAAGRHHYGLKMCNPGNRHMYIHVLPTRAEEQYNPSHTTTDDLPGTENELFSYSSLLHCQQAPRVRQYIQDMISVLWSQSIERENRLSLLFSLLLCELSQLEAQKNSRKPSDPMIEEIIRLIHSTPQTFFSASEIASRYYICERTLNNRFHKNCGKTFPAFQMETRLEMVRQFLLAQPDTKLREAAINYGFCDEFHLSKAFKRQFGLSPSRYRQIHG is encoded by the coding sequence ATGGTACTTCTTGAGAAAATGAAACTGCATACGGTCGCAAGTGGCAACTATGTTACATCCGTCCACGGGATGCTGCACCCGGACCGTATTTTAAAAGAACACGATTTTTTATATATTTTAGATGGAACCTGGGAAATCCGGGAAGATGGCGTGATCTATCAGCTGCACAGCGACGATCTTCTGATTCTTGCTGCCGGACGTCATCATTATGGACTGAAGATGTGTAATCCAGGAAACCGTCATATGTATATCCATGTACTTCCCACCCGCGCGGAAGAACAGTATAACCCGTCTCACACCACAACGGATGACCTGCCCGGAACGGAAAACGAGCTGTTCTCCTATTCCAGTCTGCTGCACTGTCAGCAGGCTCCCCGCGTCCGGCAGTATATCCAGGATATGATCTCTGTCTTATGGAGCCAGTCCATAGAACGGGAAAACCGGCTTTCTTTACTTTTTTCGCTTCTTCTGTGTGAACTTTCCCAGTTAGAAGCACAAAAAAACAGCCGGAAACCCTCCGATCCTATGATTGAAGAGATCATCCGACTGATTCATTCTACACCGCAGACCTTTTTTTCCGCTTCGGAAATCGCCTCCCGATATTATATCTGTGAGCGTACCCTGAACAACCGCTTTCATAAAAACTGTGGAAAAACCTTCCCTGCGTTTCAGATGGAAACCCGGCTTGAGATGGTCCGCCAGTTTCTCCTAGCCCAGCCAGACACCAAGTTGCGTGAAGCCGCTATCAACTACGGATTCTGCGATGAATTTCATCTGAGTAAAGCCTTTAAAAGGCAGTTCGGCCTCTCTCCGTCCCGTTACCGACAGATTCATGGATAA